In Pedobacter sp. WC2423, the following are encoded in one genomic region:
- a CDS encoding head GIN domain-containing protein gives MKKLNSLLLLALLTLGSHVNATSPIRIAKSFSEEERPVGSFKGVATGGPLTVKITMGNKESIRLEGDQEAIANLTTEVISGLLTIKPKTKWNDWSRKFNSAHVTVYITAKKITSLTLSGSGNIVVENAINSPELVATLSGSGGITASANVKSFTGTISGSGSIKLSGKADDSNLTLSGSGGFRGKDFAVNDLSAQISGSANISITANKSIEAVISGSGSIRYSGNATVKKTVIGSGSIRKE, from the coding sequence ATGAAGAAATTAAATAGTTTACTCTTACTCGCCCTGCTTACGCTCGGTTCTCACGTTAACGCGACCTCTCCTATCCGGATTGCCAAATCTTTCAGTGAAGAAGAAAGACCTGTTGGAAGTTTCAAAGGAGTTGCTACAGGCGGCCCCCTGACTGTAAAAATCACGATGGGTAATAAAGAATCAATACGTCTGGAGGGTGATCAGGAAGCCATTGCTAACCTGACAACTGAAGTAATCTCAGGCCTTCTGACTATTAAACCAAAAACTAAATGGAATGACTGGTCAAGAAAATTCAACAGTGCCCATGTAACTGTTTACATCACAGCAAAAAAGATTACTTCCTTAACTTTGAGCGGATCAGGTAATATCGTAGTGGAGAATGCCATTAACTCACCCGAACTCGTAGCAACCCTTAGCGGCTCTGGAGGCATTACTGCCAGTGCAAATGTAAAATCATTTACAGGCACCATCAGTGGCTCGGGTTCAATTAAATTAAGCGGTAAAGCGGACGACTCAAACTTGACCCTGAGTGGATCAGGCGGTTTCAGAGGTAAAGATTTTGCCGTAAATGACCTGTCTGCTCAAATCAGCGGTTCAGCTAATATCAGCATCACAGCTAACAAAAGCATTGAAGCAGTAATCAGTGGCTCAGGCAGCATCCGTTATTCAGGAAATGCGACAGTTAAAAAAACAGTGATCGGATCCGGAAGTATAAGAAAAGAATAA
- a CDS encoding CocE/NonD family hydrolase, with amino-acid sequence MNPSFKIFWLALCFLVTSYSAIAQVTDSAYVRDNYTKIERQIPMRDGVKLFTAIYIPKNKNQKYPFMLNRTPYTSSPYGENQYKTTLGPDPLFLKEGFIFVYQDVRGRWMSEGEFVDVRPQIAHKKSKKDIDESSDTYDTIDWLIKNIPNNNGKAGIYGISYPGFYSTASLPGAHPGLKAVSPQAPVTDWFHGDDFHHNGAFMLADAFNFYSVFGVPRPKPITPDKGPKSFKFPIKDNYRFFLSVGALKNVKLKYFGDTIKFWNDLMAHGTYDSFWKAMDIRQHLTDVKPAVLVVGGFFDAEDAYGALHTYQAIEKQNPKAKNSLVMGPWFHGGWSRGTGAGFGDIQFGQQTSTWYQQNLEFPFFMQYLKDKKDADIAEATIFLTGSNQWKKFSSWPPQNTEEQTLYFQANGKLSFTAPETGTSFDEYESDPNNPVPYQQGIQEKRTREYMIDDQRFAARRPDVKVYQTDVLTEDITLTGPIMAKLSVSTTGTDADYVVKLIDAYPEDEPDPAINPKGIIMGGYEMLVRGEVMRGKFRNSFEQPEAFVPGQITKVNYTLPDVGHTFKKGHRIMIQVQNSWFPLVDRNPQKFLDIYHADDKDFQKATHRIYHDKANTSALTVTVLKP; translated from the coding sequence ATGAACCCTTCTTTTAAAATATTCTGGTTAGCCCTCTGCTTTCTGGTAACAAGCTATTCCGCTATTGCACAGGTGACTGATTCCGCCTATGTCCGTGACAATTACACTAAAATCGAAAGACAAATCCCTATGCGGGATGGCGTTAAACTGTTCACTGCGATTTATATTCCAAAAAATAAAAATCAAAAGTACCCTTTTATGCTGAACCGTACTCCTTATACCAGCAGCCCATATGGCGAAAATCAATACAAAACTACCTTAGGCCCGGATCCTTTATTTCTGAAAGAGGGGTTCATCTTCGTTTATCAGGATGTGCGCGGCAGGTGGATGAGTGAAGGTGAATTTGTAGATGTACGCCCTCAGATTGCCCATAAGAAAAGTAAAAAAGACATCGACGAAAGCTCTGATACTTACGATACCATAGACTGGCTGATTAAAAATATCCCCAATAACAATGGTAAAGCAGGTATTTACGGGATCTCTTATCCTGGATTTTATTCTACAGCATCTTTACCAGGTGCCCACCCGGGTCTGAAAGCAGTTTCTCCTCAGGCTCCGGTAACAGACTGGTTTCACGGAGATGACTTTCACCATAACGGAGCATTTATGCTGGCTGATGCTTTTAATTTTTATTCCGTATTTGGTGTTCCAAGGCCAAAACCAATTACTCCGGACAAAGGACCTAAAAGCTTTAAGTTCCCTATTAAAGACAATTACCGCTTTTTCTTAAGTGTTGGTGCACTAAAAAACGTGAAACTGAAATACTTTGGTGATACCATTAAATTCTGGAATGACCTGATGGCTCACGGTACATATGATTCCTTCTGGAAAGCCATGGATATCCGTCAGCACCTCACTGATGTAAAACCAGCCGTGCTGGTAGTTGGTGGTTTCTTCGATGCCGAAGATGCTTATGGAGCTTTACACACTTATCAGGCCATTGAAAAACAAAATCCTAAAGCCAAAAACAGCCTGGTTATGGGCCCATGGTTTCACGGAGGCTGGTCAAGAGGAACAGGAGCTGGTTTTGGAGATATACAATTCGGTCAGCAGACCAGCACCTGGTATCAGCAGAACCTGGAATTCCCTTTCTTTATGCAATATCTGAAAGATAAAAAAGATGCAGACATAGCCGAAGCAACTATTTTCCTGACTGGCAGTAACCAGTGGAAGAAATTCAGCAGCTGGCCGCCTCAAAATACAGAAGAACAAACACTATACTTCCAGGCCAATGGAAAACTAAGTTTTACAGCGCCAGAAACAGGAACAAGTTTTGATGAATATGAAAGTGATCCTAACAACCCGGTTCCCTATCAGCAAGGTATACAAGAGAAAAGAACCAGAGAATATATGATAGACGATCAGCGTTTTGCGGCGCGCAGACCTGATGTGAAAGTTTACCAAACAGACGTTCTTACAGAAGACATCACACTGACAGGCCCCATAATGGCCAAACTATCTGTATCTACTACAGGTACAGATGCCGATTATGTGGTTAAATTAATTGATGCTTATCCAGAAGACGAACCAGATCCGGCAATCAATCCAAAAGGGATTATCATGGGCGGTTATGAAATGCTGGTTCGCGGCGAAGTGATGCGTGGTAAATTCCGCAACAGTTTTGAGCAGCCTGAAGCTTTTGTTCCAGGTCAGATCACCAAAGTAAACTACACGCTTCCGGACGTAGGTCACACCTTTAAAAAAGGACATAGAATCATGATCCAGGTACAAAACTCCTGGTTTCCTTTAGTAGACAGAAATCCACAGAAATTCCTGGATATTTACCATGCAGATGATAAAGACTTTCAGAAAGCAACCCACCGTATTTATCATGATAAAGCAAATACTTCTGCTTTAACGGTGACCGTATTAAAACCTTAA
- the odhB gene encoding 2-oxoglutarate dehydrogenase complex dihydrolipoyllysine-residue succinyltransferase: MSLEIKVPPVGESITEVVLSRWVKNDGDAVEMDEVIAELESDKATFELTAEQAGTLKIVAAEGDTLAIGAVVCSIETSGAAPEKAAAPAAEEKAVVNDAQPAAPVAERNGGSYATGTPSPAAGKILAEKGVDAAAVKGSGVDGRITKDDALKAEKTAAPAAKAPEKAAPTVAAPVAGSRNERKEKMSPLRKTVAKRLVAVKNETAMLTTFNEVNMKPIMDLRGKYKDQFKEKYGVGLGFMSFFTKAVCEAMKDFPAVNARIDGESVVYNDFVDISIAVSAPKGLVVPIIRNAESMTLAQIEKSVIELATKARDSKLTLEEMTGGTFTITNGGVFGSMMSTPIINAPQSAILGMHNIIERPIAEKGEVVVRPMMYLALSYDHRIIDGRESVGFLVRVKQLLEDPARLLLGV; encoded by the coding sequence ATGAGTCTAGAAATAAAAGTTCCGCCAGTAGGCGAATCAATTACCGAAGTTGTTTTATCCCGTTGGGTGAAGAATGATGGTGATGCCGTAGAAATGGATGAAGTAATCGCCGAGTTAGAGTCTGATAAAGCAACTTTTGAATTAACTGCTGAGCAAGCCGGAACTTTGAAAATAGTGGCGGCCGAAGGCGATACGCTGGCTATAGGTGCTGTAGTTTGTTCTATCGAAACTAGTGGAGCTGCTCCGGAAAAAGCGGCAGCACCAGCTGCTGAGGAAAAAGCAGTGGTTAATGATGCTCAGCCTGCTGCTCCGGTAGCGGAAAGAAACGGCGGGAGTTATGCAACGGGTACCCCTTCACCGGCAGCGGGTAAAATTCTTGCAGAAAAAGGTGTTGACGCAGCAGCTGTTAAAGGCTCTGGTGTGGATGGCAGAATTACAAAAGATGATGCGCTTAAAGCGGAGAAAACGGCTGCACCAGCGGCTAAGGCTCCTGAAAAAGCTGCACCAACTGTAGCTGCACCGGTTGCAGGTTCAAGAAATGAACGCAAAGAAAAAATGTCTCCATTGCGCAAAACCGTTGCGAAACGTTTAGTTGCAGTGAAGAATGAAACGGCTATGTTAACTACTTTTAACGAAGTGAACATGAAACCGATCATGGATCTTCGCGGAAAATATAAAGATCAGTTTAAAGAGAAATATGGTGTTGGTTTAGGTTTCATGAGTTTCTTTACGAAAGCTGTTTGTGAGGCTATGAAAGATTTCCCTGCTGTAAATGCACGTATTGATGGGGAGTCTGTTGTTTACAATGATTTCGTAGATATTTCTATTGCTGTTTCTGCACCTAAAGGATTGGTTGTTCCAATTATCAGAAATGCAGAGAGCATGACACTTGCACAGATTGAAAAGTCTGTAATTGAGCTGGCAACTAAAGCGCGTGATAGTAAATTGACTTTGGAAGAAATGACTGGTGGAACGTTTACAATCACTAATGGTGGTGTATTTGGTTCGATGATGTCTACGCCAATTATCAATGCGCCTCAGTCTGCGATTTTAGGCATGCACAATATTATTGAGCGTCCGATTGCAGAAAAAGGTGAAGTTGTGGTTCGCCCGATGATGTATCTTGCTTTATCTTATGATCACAGAATCATTGATGGCAGAGAGTCAGTTGGATTCTTAGTTAGAGTAAAACAGTTATTAGAAGATCCTGCACGTTTGTTGTTAGGCGTATAA
- a CDS encoding M1 family metallopeptidase gives MKRLFISTLIVFIALFQANAQLLQGKHTFSRADTLRGMLTPLRTCYDINYYHLDVKVDIGSKSISGSNEFNFTATTDFKQLQFDLFSNLTIEKVVYKNQELPFKREFNAVFVTFPATIKKGAKDKFEVFYSGSPVIARKPPWDGGFIFSKDEAGDPWVSVACQGFGASSWWPTKEHQSDEVDSVLISISVPKDLQEVSNGRLRSVVDKPDGYKQYNWFVANPINNYNITFYIGKYAHWTDLYKGEDGDLTLDYWSLKADSAKARPHWDADVKPMLKAFEHWFGPYPFYKDGYKLVQAPHLGMEHQSAVAYGNQFKMGYLGNDLSGSGWGLKFDFITVHESGHEWFGNNITSKDIADMWIHESFTNYSESLMVESLYGKEASTAYVVGIRHKIQNDVPIIGVYNVNHEGSGDMYYKGANMLHTIRQLIQDDEKFRQILRGLNKTFYHQTVTTAQVENYISKESGLKLSKVFDQYLRTIQVPVLSYKIKNGKLTYRWTNVVEGFNMPVKVSLKPGTFSFIYPTTTSKTIAVQSGIDESSFKADPNFYILLKPL, from the coding sequence ATGAAAAGATTATTTATCAGTACCCTCATTGTATTCATAGCCCTTTTTCAGGCGAATGCGCAACTCTTACAAGGGAAGCACACCTTCTCTCGCGCAGATACATTAAGAGGTATGCTGACCCCACTGCGTACTTGTTATGACATCAACTATTACCACCTGGATGTCAAAGTGGATATCGGCAGCAAATCAATCAGCGGAAGCAATGAGTTCAATTTTACGGCGACAACAGACTTCAAACAACTTCAGTTTGACCTGTTTAGTAACCTGACGATTGAAAAAGTAGTGTATAAAAACCAGGAGCTCCCTTTCAAAAGGGAGTTTAATGCTGTATTTGTAACTTTTCCAGCCACGATTAAAAAGGGAGCAAAAGACAAATTTGAAGTCTTTTACTCAGGCAGCCCGGTCATTGCCAGAAAACCACCATGGGACGGAGGTTTCATTTTCAGTAAAGATGAGGCTGGCGATCCCTGGGTATCTGTAGCCTGTCAGGGCTTCGGTGCAAGTTCCTGGTGGCCCACTAAAGAACATCAAAGCGATGAAGTTGATAGTGTGTTAATCAGCATCAGCGTCCCTAAAGATTTACAGGAAGTATCAAACGGAAGGTTGCGCAGTGTTGTAGATAAACCTGATGGCTACAAACAATACAACTGGTTTGTGGCAAATCCGATCAATAACTATAACATCACATTTTATATCGGGAAATATGCCCATTGGACAGACCTTTACAAAGGAGAGGATGGAGATCTTACCTTAGATTACTGGTCGCTGAAAGCCGATAGTGCAAAAGCAAGACCACACTGGGATGCAGACGTAAAGCCAATGCTTAAAGCATTCGAACACTGGTTTGGTCCTTATCCATTCTACAAAGATGGCTATAAGCTCGTTCAGGCTCCGCACCTTGGTATGGAACATCAAAGTGCTGTTGCCTATGGCAATCAATTTAAGATGGGCTACCTCGGTAATGATTTATCCGGTTCAGGCTGGGGCTTAAAGTTCGATTTCATTACTGTACATGAAAGTGGTCATGAGTGGTTTGGCAATAACATCACCTCGAAAGACATTGCTGATATGTGGATCCATGAAAGTTTCACCAACTATTCAGAGTCATTAATGGTTGAATCCCTTTATGGAAAAGAGGCTTCCACAGCTTATGTAGTGGGTATAAGACATAAAATTCAAAATGACGTACCAATCATTGGTGTTTACAATGTAAACCACGAAGGCTCAGGCGATATGTATTATAAGGGAGCGAATATGTTGCATACCATACGTCAGCTTATCCAGGATGACGAGAAGTTCCGTCAGATTTTACGTGGCCTGAATAAAACATTCTACCATCAAACAGTCACTACAGCACAGGTCGAAAACTATATCAGCAAAGAAAGCGGCCTGAAATTATCCAAAGTATTTGATCAGTATTTGAGAACCATTCAAGTACCTGTGCTCAGTTACAAAATCAAAAACGGTAAATTAACCTACCGCTGGACGAATGTAGTGGAAGGGTTTAATATGCCGGTTAAAGTATCGCTGAAACCCGGAACGTTTAGCTTTATTTATCCAACCACGACATCAAAAACAATTGCTGTTCAAAGCGGTATAGATGAATCCAGTTTTAAAGCCGACCCTAATTTTTATATTTTGTTGAAACCATTATGA